The Pseudomonas extremaustralis genome contains a region encoding:
- a CDS encoding ATP-binding protein, translating into MRPEQARSVRRLLAGLPLHADGALSGFLDRFDALLPAARLNLILGGEDLGPTRRGLIEGCQDVARCPWRDASATDTPQACGPCRQRGVHRLVCALPEGEKGALLLDTPRRAGASWRQLLEEAAYAVGVAVRLRSDQREQQRRQATSRHGALARELHDSVAQQLGYLAFQAHGLQSQVGAPALQDLCAGLSQLQRQVRELITSARLTMDGRSLRQALADSVAEFSRRCIIVFELDNRLADDALSPETELQILQIVREALANAVRHSHARHVRIELRQTQDGEASVSVEDDGIGLSPACEEHNHFGLAIIRERAASIGARLSIEAIRPHGVRVHLGLRRHHDLPQGSLDGLHDLITDR; encoded by the coding sequence GTGCGCCCCGAACAGGCGCGTAGTGTGCGCAGGCTGCTGGCCGGCTTGCCCCTGCACGCTGACGGTGCCTTGTCGGGTTTTCTGGACCGTTTCGACGCACTGTTGCCCGCTGCCCGGCTCAATCTGATCCTTGGCGGCGAAGACCTGGGCCCGACGCGGCGCGGTTTGATCGAGGGCTGCCAGGACGTGGCGCGCTGCCCCTGGCGCGACGCGAGCGCGACGGACACGCCCCAGGCTTGCGGCCCGTGCCGGCAACGGGGGGTGCACCGATTGGTGTGCGCCTTGCCCGAGGGCGAAAAGGGCGCGCTGCTGCTCGATACGCCGAGGCGCGCCGGTGCCAGTTGGCGCCAGTTGCTGGAGGAAGCGGCTTACGCCGTGGGGGTTGCCGTGCGCCTGCGCAGCGACCAGCGTGAGCAGCAGCGTCGACAGGCGACGTCGCGCCACGGCGCCCTGGCCCGCGAGCTGCACGATTCGGTGGCGCAACAGTTGGGTTACCTGGCGTTCCAGGCCCACGGGTTGCAGTCACAAGTGGGCGCGCCGGCCCTGCAAGACCTCTGCGCCGGCCTGAGCCAGTTGCAGCGTCAGGTACGCGAGCTGATTACCAGCGCGCGCCTGACCATGGACGGTCGCTCGCTGCGCCAGGCCCTGGCCGATTCCGTCGCCGAGTTTTCGCGGCGTTGCATCATCGTGTTCGAGTTGGACAACCGCCTGGCCGACGACGCCCTGAGCCCGGAAACCGAATTGCAGATCCTGCAGATCGTGCGCGAGGCTCTGGCCAACGCGGTGCGTCACTCCCACGCCCGGCATGTGCGCATCGAACTGCGCCAGACCCAGGACGGCGAGGCCTCGGTGTCGGTGGAGGACGATGGCATCGGCCTGAGCCCGGCGTGCGAAGAGCACAACCATTTCGGTCTGGCGATTATCCGCGAGCGCGCCGCCAGCATCGGTGCGCGCCTGAGCATAGAAGCGATCCGCCCGCACGGGGTGCGCGTGCACCTCGGCCTGCGCCGCCACCACGACCTGCCACAAGGGAGTCTCGATGGACTGCACGACCTTATTACTGATCGATGA
- a CDS encoding dimethylamine monooxygenase subunit DmmA family protein, producing the protein MTHTHNRPIVVMQSATVPTEVVAELDNPLLLSGEQPDFARRLQQALASATVGCRLYLLGDEAFVWRIHAEARAAGLEDDEINVTCTTPGLRQVYCAHCGLTQTAGPEPLLNCIGCNVGLEVRTHFSRRLGAYLGVCGNPDQPYAGFQP; encoded by the coding sequence ATGACGCACACCCACAACCGCCCCATCGTGGTGATGCAATCAGCAACCGTCCCCACGGAGGTTGTCGCCGAACTGGACAACCCGTTGCTGCTGAGCGGCGAACAACCCGACTTTGCCCGGCGCTTGCAACAGGCATTGGCCAGCGCCACGGTGGGCTGTCGCCTCTATCTGCTGGGGGATGAAGCGTTTGTCTGGCGCATTCACGCCGAGGCCCGCGCCGCCGGCCTGGAAGACGACGAGATCAACGTGACCTGCACGACGCCGGGCTTGCGCCAGGTGTATTGCGCCCATTGCGGGCTGACCCAGACCGCCGGCCCGGAGCCGCTGTTGAACTGCATCGGCTGCAACGTCGGGCTGGAAGTGCGCACGCATTTTTCCCGGCGCCTGGGGGCTTACCTCGGCGTGTGCGGCAATCCCGACCAGCCTTACGCGGGGTTCCAGCCATGA